In Luteibacter mycovicinus, a genomic segment contains:
- the yidC gene encoding membrane protein insertase YidC, producing the protein MNQTRTLLFFALMFVAYLLWTEWEKDYVQPPTPAAPAAQVDANGKPGGDASVPGSTAPAAVPTENGAAPEGKAELVTLSNDVLRLTIDTRGGSIVRSELLYYPTNPVTKKEPVSPPVRLLDDEGAHFFAAQDGLVSSNGAAPDHRALFHADKTETTLADGQKSVSLDLTWTDPSGVKVVKRYTLKRMDYVVDLDQRVENGSTAVWTGNAYHQLQRVANEKVNWFKAYTDPAQHSFFGAAWFSPDTKFETLPLADFAKKPLNRSITGGWVSMLQHYFFVAWIPPANQNVTYSSAVVDPNSATPRYLVRAFGPAMQVAPGQAADSVARLYIGPKLQGTLDAIAPGLELTSNYGWFTIIAQPLHWLLSQLHAISGNWGVAIILLVLLIKAALFKLTDAQFRSGARMRKLQPRIAALKERYGDDRMKMQQATMELYKKEKINPMAGCLPILITFPIFIGLLRVLSESIELRHAPFFGWIHDLSAPDPFYVLPVLYFLVTLLTQRMMPTAGMDPTQAKMMKVMPLIFGVFFAFFPSGLVLYWTVNGATSLLQQWWINRSVEQADAAAKITKA; encoded by the coding sequence ATGAATCAAACGCGCACGCTTCTCTTCTTCGCGCTCATGTTCGTGGCGTATCTCCTCTGGACCGAGTGGGAGAAGGACTATGTCCAGCCCCCGACTCCAGCCGCGCCGGCAGCCCAGGTCGATGCCAACGGCAAGCCGGGCGGCGACGCCAGCGTGCCGGGTTCCACCGCTCCCGCCGCCGTGCCGACCGAAAACGGCGCGGCCCCGGAAGGCAAGGCCGAGCTGGTCACCCTCTCGAACGACGTCCTGCGCCTGACCATCGATACCCGTGGCGGCAGCATCGTCCGTTCGGAGCTCCTCTATTACCCGACCAACCCGGTCACGAAGAAGGAACCGGTGTCGCCGCCCGTCCGTCTGCTCGACGATGAGGGCGCGCACTTTTTCGCGGCACAGGATGGCCTGGTCAGCAGCAACGGTGCCGCGCCGGATCACCGCGCCCTCTTCCACGCCGACAAGACCGAGACCACCCTGGCCGATGGCCAGAAGTCCGTCAGCCTCGACCTGACCTGGACCGATCCATCGGGCGTCAAGGTGGTGAAGCGCTATACGCTCAAGCGCATGGACTACGTGGTCGATCTCGACCAGCGCGTCGAAAACGGTTCGACGGCGGTGTGGACGGGTAACGCTTATCACCAGCTGCAGCGCGTCGCGAACGAGAAGGTCAACTGGTTCAAGGCGTATACGGATCCGGCGCAGCACAGCTTCTTCGGCGCCGCCTGGTTCAGCCCGGACACCAAGTTCGAAACGCTGCCGCTGGCCGACTTCGCGAAAAAGCCGCTCAATCGCTCCATCACGGGCGGTTGGGTCAGCATGCTCCAGCATTACTTCTTCGTCGCGTGGATTCCGCCGGCGAATCAGAACGTCACCTATAGTAGTGCGGTCGTCGATCCCAACTCGGCTACGCCGCGCTACCTCGTCCGTGCCTTCGGACCGGCCATGCAGGTCGCGCCGGGACAGGCCGCCGACAGCGTCGCTCGTCTGTACATCGGTCCGAAACTGCAGGGAACGCTCGACGCGATCGCACCGGGCCTCGAGCTGACCAGCAACTATGGCTGGTTCACCATCATCGCGCAGCCGCTGCACTGGCTGCTCTCCCAGCTGCACGCGATCAGCGGCAACTGGGGCGTCGCGATCATTCTGCTCGTGCTGCTGATCAAGGCCGCGCTGTTCAAGCTGACCGACGCGCAGTTCCGTTCGGGCGCTCGTATGCGCAAGCTGCAGCCGCGTATCGCCGCGCTCAAGGAGCGTTACGGCGACGACCGGATGAAGATGCAGCAGGCCACCATGGAGCTGTACAAGAAGGAAAAGATCAATCCGATGGCTGGCTGCCTGCCCATCCTGATCACCTTCCCGATCTTCATCGGCCTCCTTCGCGTGTTGTCCGAATCCATCGAGCTGCGCCATGCGCCGTTCTTCGGCTGGATCCACGATCTGTCGGCACCGGATCCCTTCTACGTGCTGCCGGTGCTCTACTTCCTGGTCACCCTGCTCACCCAGCGCATGATGCCGACCGCAGGCATGGATCCGACCCAGGCAAAGATGATGAAGGTGATGCCGTTGATCTTCGGTGTCTTCTTCGCCTTCTTCCCGTCAGGTCTGGTGCTCTACTGGACGGTCAACGGCGCGACCAGCCTGCTCCAGCAGTGGTGGATCAACCGCAGTGTCGAACAAGCCGACGCCGCGGCGAAGATCACCAAGGCATAA
- a CDS encoding MFS transporter, whose amino-acid sequence MSGSAPILDPGTAPVRAPHVGLVILALAVGGFAIGTTEFASMSMLPLFAQGLGIDAPTAGHAISAYALGVVVGAPVMTVLGARVPRRRLLLILMAMFTLFNGLTGLSPNYHWMLVFRFLAGLPHGAYFGVAALVASSLVPPNRRTRAVGQMFLGLTCATIVGVPLASWLGQLVGWRWSFALVAVLGLLTILAVAIYAPRTPADPKASPLGELSAIKRSQVWYTLAIGAIGFGGMFAVYTYLADILISVTGMPLSSVPWVMAIFGVGMTVGNMVVPVFADRALMRTAGALLLWSLVILAIFPFTASNIWLLSLDVFFIGVGGALGTVLQTRLMDVAGDAQGLAASLNHSAFNTANALGPYLGGLAIAGGYGWTSPGWVGSLLALAGLAIWAASVAAEKRTARRVAAEAC is encoded by the coding sequence ATGTCTGGTTCCGCCCCCATCCTAGATCCGGGCACCGCGCCCGTCCGCGCGCCTCACGTCGGTCTGGTGATCCTCGCGCTGGCCGTCGGCGGCTTCGCCATCGGTACGACCGAGTTCGCTTCGATGAGCATGCTGCCCCTGTTCGCACAGGGTCTGGGCATCGATGCGCCGACGGCAGGCCACGCGATCAGCGCCTATGCGCTGGGTGTCGTCGTCGGCGCTCCGGTGATGACCGTACTCGGCGCGCGCGTGCCGCGCCGTCGCCTGCTGCTGATCCTCATGGCGATGTTCACGCTGTTCAACGGACTGACCGGCTTGTCGCCGAACTATCACTGGATGCTGGTGTTCCGGTTTCTGGCTGGCCTGCCGCATGGCGCGTACTTCGGTGTCGCCGCACTGGTCGCCTCATCGCTGGTTCCCCCCAACCGGCGCACGCGCGCGGTCGGCCAGATGTTCCTCGGCCTCACGTGCGCCACCATCGTCGGCGTTCCACTGGCCAGCTGGCTGGGTCAGCTGGTGGGCTGGCGCTGGTCGTTCGCGCTGGTCGCCGTCCTTGGCCTGCTGACGATTCTCGCCGTCGCGATTTACGCACCCAGGACGCCCGCCGATCCGAAGGCCAGTCCGCTTGGCGAGCTCAGCGCGATCAAACGCTCGCAGGTCTGGTACACGCTGGCGATCGGTGCCATCGGTTTCGGCGGCATGTTCGCTGTATATACCTACCTCGCCGACATCCTTATCAGCGTGACCGGGATGCCACTGTCGAGCGTGCCCTGGGTGATGGCCATCTTCGGCGTCGGCATGACCGTCGGCAACATGGTCGTGCCCGTCTTCGCCGATCGCGCGCTGATGCGCACGGCAGGTGCACTGTTGCTGTGGAGCCTCGTGATCCTCGCCATCTTCCCGTTCACCGCAAGCAATATCTGGCTGCTGAGCCTCGACGTGTTTTTCATTGGTGTGGGTGGGGCACTCGGTACGGTCCTGCAGACGCGGCTCATGGATGTGGCGGGCGATGCGCAGGGTCTTGCCGCGTCGCTGAATCATTCCGCCTTCAATACCGCTAACGCGCTCGGGCCGTACCTGGGCGGCCTGGCCATCGCCGGCGGTTACGGGTGGACGTCGCCCGGCTGGGTGGGAAGTCTGTTGGCGCTGGCGGGGCTCGCTATCTGGGCGGCGTCGGTGGCGGCTGAAAAGCGGACCGCTCGCCGGGTGGCTGCGGAAGCCTGCTGA
- a CDS encoding LysR family transcriptional regulator → MRPDNLSHLAAFAAVARHASFRKAGAELTLSTSAISYAIRGLEERLGVVLFHRTTRSVSLTEAGQRLLERLEPALLDVNDALEEMNNFRAAPAGTLRINMPRVTAQLLLPTLLPRFLATYPDIHFEAVDNDGLIDIVASGFDAGIRFLEQVPEDMIAVPIGGAQRGAIVASPDYLARYGRPLVPDDLFRHNCIRFRFPSGRVYKWELEQGSTKLELDVRGRLTFGDMRLALDAAVAGIGIAAVLDDQVKALVEDGKLVRLLEDWCPPYPGFMLYYPRQRRVTSALRAFIEYIREHAGA, encoded by the coding sequence ATGCGTCCCGACAACCTTTCCCATCTGGCGGCGTTCGCCGCCGTCGCCCGACACGCCAGCTTCCGAAAGGCGGGCGCCGAGCTGACGCTGTCCACGTCGGCCATCAGCTATGCCATCCGTGGGCTGGAAGAACGGCTGGGGGTGGTTCTCTTTCACCGCACCACGCGCAGCGTTTCACTGACGGAAGCGGGTCAGCGGCTGCTCGAGCGGCTGGAGCCGGCGCTGCTTGACGTAAACGACGCCCTGGAAGAGATGAACAACTTCCGCGCGGCGCCCGCCGGTACGTTGCGGATCAACATGCCACGCGTCACCGCGCAGCTCCTGCTTCCGACGCTGCTGCCTCGTTTTCTGGCGACATATCCAGACATTCACTTTGAAGCTGTGGATAACGATGGCCTGATCGACATCGTCGCCTCGGGCTTCGACGCCGGCATCCGGTTCCTGGAGCAGGTGCCGGAGGACATGATCGCCGTGCCGATCGGCGGTGCGCAGCGGGGTGCGATCGTCGCCTCGCCTGACTATCTTGCCCGCTACGGCAGGCCCCTGGTCCCCGACGACCTGTTCCGCCATAACTGCATCCGCTTTCGGTTTCCCAGCGGGCGGGTCTATAAGTGGGAACTGGAGCAGGGTTCGACCAAGCTCGAACTGGACGTGCGCGGGCGGCTGACCTTCGGCGACATGCGTCTGGCGCTGGATGCCGCCGTGGCAGGCATCGGCATCGCCGCGGTGCTGGACGATCAGGTCAAGGCACTGGTCGAGGACGGAAAGCTGGTCCGTCTGCTGGAGGACTGGTGCCCGCCGTATCCGGGGTTCATGCTCTATTACCCGCGCCAGCGGCGAGTCACGTCGGCCCTTCGCGCGTTCATCGAATACATCCGCGAGCACGCGGGCGCCTGA
- the mnmE gene encoding tRNA uridine-5-carboxymethylaminomethyl(34) synthesis GTPase MnmE — MTHGDDTIAAIATGAGAAGVGAVRVSGPLAPFIAAAFLGRAPTPRYAHFTAFHDADGELIDRGLLLSFPGPASYTGEHVVELQGHGSAVLLDALLQRCLALGARLARPGEFTERAFLNGKLDLAQAEAVADLVAATSRAGARAALRSMEGVFSARVEALLAELIELRVHIEAAIDFPEEEIDFLADPVIGDKLTTLRANLGRLLLETRRGVRLNDGIAVAIVGRPNAGKSSLLNALAGEERAIVTDVAGTTRDVLREAIHIDGVALELADTAGLRESDDIVEREGIRRARDQLARCDVALLVTDDAHAHADLSLLDGMVEYAKRLIVINKIDLDEREAHCEGDVLWLSARTGDGMDALRARLRELATAGAGDGAFSARRRHVTALESVQRHLSLTDDALRSAHAGELAAEELRQAQHALGEITGTYSSDDLLGAIFGSFCIGK, encoded by the coding sequence ATGACTCACGGCGACGACACCATCGCAGCCATCGCTACCGGCGCCGGCGCGGCCGGGGTCGGTGCCGTTCGCGTGTCGGGGCCGCTCGCTCCTTTCATTGCCGCCGCGTTCCTTGGCCGGGCACCCACACCGCGATACGCGCACTTCACCGCGTTTCACGACGCAGACGGTGAGCTGATCGATCGCGGCTTGTTGTTGTCCTTTCCGGGACCCGCGTCTTACACCGGCGAGCACGTGGTCGAGCTTCAAGGACATGGCAGCGCCGTGTTGCTCGACGCGCTGCTCCAGCGTTGCCTCGCGCTGGGCGCGCGCCTCGCTCGGCCCGGTGAATTCACTGAACGGGCTTTCCTCAACGGAAAGCTCGATCTGGCACAGGCGGAAGCTGTCGCCGATCTTGTTGCCGCGACGTCGCGTGCGGGAGCACGTGCAGCACTGCGATCGATGGAAGGTGTTTTCTCGGCCCGCGTGGAGGCCCTGCTTGCCGAGCTTATCGAGCTGAGAGTACACATCGAGGCAGCCATCGATTTTCCCGAAGAAGAAATCGATTTTCTTGCCGACCCTGTCATCGGCGACAAGCTAACGACGCTCCGGGCAAATCTCGGCCGTCTGTTGCTTGAAACTCGCCGCGGTGTCCGTCTGAACGATGGCATCGCTGTCGCCATCGTCGGGCGACCCAACGCGGGCAAGTCGAGTCTGTTGAATGCGCTTGCCGGAGAAGAGCGGGCGATTGTGACTGACGTCGCGGGCACCACGCGCGACGTGCTTCGCGAGGCGATACACATCGATGGCGTCGCGCTGGAGCTCGCGGACACGGCCGGTCTTCGCGAATCCGACGACATCGTCGAACGCGAGGGCATCCGTCGTGCGCGTGACCAGCTTGCACGCTGCGATGTCGCGTTGCTGGTCACCGACGATGCGCACGCACATGCCGATCTTTCGTTGTTGGATGGCATGGTCGAATATGCAAAACGTCTGATCGTCATTAACAAGATTGATCTGGACGAGCGCGAAGCACACTGCGAGGGCGATGTCCTTTGGCTTTCAGCGCGTACGGGCGATGGTATGGACGCGCTGCGCGCCCGGTTGCGTGAGCTCGCGACCGCGGGCGCGGGGGATGGCGCATTCAGCGCGCGTCGCCGTCACGTCACGGCGCTGGAGTCCGTACAGCGCCATTTATCTCTGACGGACGACGCACTACGGTCGGCTCACGCGGGCGAACTCGCCGCCGAGGAATTGCGTCAGGCCCAGCACGCGCTGGGCGAAATTACCGGCACCTACTCATCTGACGATTTGCTTGGCGCCATCTTTGGTTCGTTCTGCATCGGAAAATAA
- a CDS encoding NAD(P)-dependent alcohol dehydrogenase: MIEVRGFAAKSATTPLVPFTFQRRDPGAHDVRIEILYSGVCHSDLHQAKGDWGNSVFPMVPGHEIVGRVVAVGSAVSKFKVGDFAGVGCMVDSCRECDSCKQNLEQYCTTHTSFTYNGTEQDKTTPTQGGYSTEIVVEERFVVKISEKLDLKATAPLLCAGITTYSPLRHWKVGPGQKVGVIGLGGLGHMGVKFAKAMGAHVTMITTSASKGEDAKRLGADAVLLSTDAEAMKAQVSSFDFLLNTVPVSHDINPYTSLLKLDGTMVLVGALTPLDGVIGGSLMLPRRTIAGSAIGGMAETQEMMDFCAEHNIVSDIEVVDMSSINDTYVRLAKNDVRYRFVIDMATMPA, encoded by the coding sequence ATGATCGAAGTCCGCGGATTTGCCGCCAAGAGCGCCACGACGCCCCTCGTTCCCTTCACCTTCCAGCGCCGCGATCCGGGCGCGCACGATGTGCGCATCGAGATCCTCTACAGCGGCGTCTGCCATTCGGATCTGCACCAGGCCAAGGGCGACTGGGGCAACTCCGTGTTCCCGATGGTCCCGGGCCATGAAATCGTGGGCCGCGTCGTCGCCGTTGGCTCGGCCGTCAGTAAGTTCAAGGTCGGTGACTTCGCCGGCGTCGGCTGCATGGTCGATTCGTGCCGCGAGTGCGATTCATGCAAGCAGAACCTCGAGCAGTACTGCACGACGCACACCAGCTTCACCTACAACGGCACCGAGCAGGACAAGACCACCCCGACCCAGGGCGGTTACTCCACCGAGATCGTCGTGGAAGAGCGCTTCGTGGTGAAGATCTCCGAGAAGCTCGATCTCAAGGCGACCGCTCCCCTGCTCTGCGCCGGTATCACCACGTACTCGCCGCTGCGTCACTGGAAGGTGGGCCCGGGTCAGAAGGTCGGCGTCATCGGTCTGGGTGGTCTCGGCCACATGGGCGTGAAGTTCGCCAAGGCGATGGGCGCGCATGTCACGATGATCACCACGTCGGCCTCCAAGGGTGAAGATGCGAAGCGCCTTGGCGCGGACGCCGTGCTGCTTTCGACCGATGCCGAGGCGATGAAGGCCCAGGTCAGCAGCTTCGACTTCCTGCTCAACACGGTGCCGGTGTCGCACGACATCAACCCGTACACCAGCCTGCTCAAGCTCGACGGCACCATGGTGCTGGTCGGTGCGCTCACTCCGCTCGACGGTGTGATCGGTGGCAGCCTGATGCTCCCGCGTCGCACGATCGCCGGTTCCGCCATCGGTGGCATGGCGGAAACGCAGGAGATGATGGATTTCTGCGCCGAGCACAACATCGTGTCGGACATCGAAGTCGTCGACATGAGCTCGATCAACGACACGTATGTGCGTCTGGCGAAGAACGATGTGCGTTACCGCTTCGTGATCGACATGGCGACGATGCCGGCTTGA
- a CDS encoding MBL fold metallo-hydrolase, with product MKRLLRYLGIFLALVVLFVAFVAITAWPNIGAWPSKTPTAAEAKSPQWRGQSFANPAPMFMDLKGGIWQILQSKPGEEPDAPVPTMDSSALYATPPTSGLRVTWFGHSSSLLEIDGVNVVIDPFWSERASPFPWLGPKRWYEPPVPLDNLPRVDVVVVSHDHYDHLDRASVQAFNARGARFIVPLGIAAHLIDWGVPKEKITELDWWQDAHVGALRIVSTPSRHASGRLEAHSDATLWTGYAFIGPDHRAFYSGDTGMNDTFADVGAKFGPFDVTLIEDGQYDEQWPDWHLGPEQAMQVHEEVRGKVLIPVHWGLIKLAHHGWTEPAERILAAARCSKAEVLIPEPGQAVEPTTHPVVPRWWPKEPWFTGVQHPIVASRDGDPAHKFDTPICPPTS from the coding sequence TTGAAGCGCTTACTCCGTTATCTCGGCATTTTCCTCGCTCTCGTCGTCCTCTTCGTGGCCTTCGTCGCGATCACCGCATGGCCGAACATCGGCGCATGGCCAAGCAAGACACCGACGGCCGCCGAGGCAAAATCGCCGCAATGGCGTGGCCAGAGCTTCGCCAACCCCGCACCGATGTTCATGGACCTCAAGGGCGGCATCTGGCAGATCCTGCAGTCGAAGCCCGGTGAGGAACCCGACGCGCCGGTTCCGACGATGGACTCGTCGGCGCTGTACGCCACGCCTCCGACGAGCGGTTTGCGCGTCACCTGGTTCGGCCATTCGTCTTCGTTACTGGAGATCGACGGCGTCAACGTCGTGATCGACCCTTTCTGGAGCGAGCGCGCATCGCCCTTTCCCTGGCTCGGCCCGAAGCGCTGGTACGAACCACCCGTCCCGCTCGATAACCTGCCGCGAGTCGATGTCGTCGTCGTATCGCACGATCACTACGACCATCTCGATCGCGCTTCCGTGCAGGCCTTCAACGCACGCGGCGCACGATTCATCGTGCCGCTCGGTATCGCGGCGCACCTGATCGACTGGGGCGTGCCGAAGGAAAAGATCACCGAACTGGACTGGTGGCAGGACGCGCACGTGGGCGCACTTCGTATCGTTTCCACACCGTCCCGTCATGCATCCGGTCGCCTCGAGGCGCATAGCGATGCCACATTGTGGACGGGCTACGCATTCATCGGTCCCGACCATCGCGCGTTCTACTCCGGCGATACCGGCATGAATGACACCTTCGCCGATGTGGGTGCGAAGTTCGGTCCCTTCGATGTCACGCTGATCGAAGACGGTCAGTACGACGAACAGTGGCCGGACTGGCACCTCGGACCCGAGCAGGCGATGCAGGTGCACGAAGAGGTTCGCGGCAAGGTGCTGATCCCCGTGCACTGGGGCCTTATCAAGCTGGCGCATCACGGTTGGACCGAACCCGCCGAGCGCATTCTGGCGGCGGCACGTTGCAGCAAGGCCGAGGTATTGATTCCGGAACCCGGACAGGCCGTGGAACCGACGACGCATCCGGTGGTCCCACGCTGGTGGCCGAAGGAGCCATGGTTCACGGGGGTGCAGCATCCGATCGTCGCGTCACGCGACGGGGACCCTGCCCATAAATTCGATACTCCTATTTGTCCTCCCACAAGCTGA